AGGTTCTGAAACGTCCCTCCGCTCAGGGCGACATCCCTCAGTCCGAAGGTCTCGCTGATTCTTTCTGTGACTCGTAGTATAACACTCGAGAGGGTATTATGAAATTTAGTCGATATGACTTCCTTCTTCTCACCGTTCAGCATATCATTGGTAATCCCGAGCATCGTTTGCGAAAAATCAACGGTGATGATGGTATCGCCCCTCACATCAACGGAATATTCCCCATCGATCCCCTCCGCCGCGAGAGATTCGAGAGCCATTGCGGCCTCACCTTCAAAGGTGTTCCTGTCGCAGAGTCCGATGACCGCAGAGACCGCATCGAACAACCTCCCTGCCCCTGAAGAGAGAGGCGAAAGTTCCTTTGATCCGCTGACCTTCATAATGGTGTCTACGGCAACTCTTCCGTAGCGTTCGACAAAACCGATGGCCTTCAGGTACTCTATCGCCTCATCTCCCGCTGCCTCGAGAAGGTAACTTATAGCGGTCCTCCACGGTTCACGTATCGCAGTCTCGCCGCCCGGAAGCCGCACATAACTGAAATGACCGACCCTTTCAAACCCTTCCGTATCCGCAACGAGGAACTCACCTCCCCAGAGATTACCGTCTGTTCCATATCCGGTGCCATCGAAGGCTACACCGATGGTCTTTCCCTTCAGTCCTCTTTCTGCCATGACAGATCCGATGTGAGCGTAGTGATGCTGTATGCCGAACGTCCTTTTTCCCTGCCGTAACGCCCACTGTGTAGAGAGGTAACCGGGGTGAAGGTCATGACCGATAGCTGTGGGGGTCGCCCCGTATATGTGCTTCATGTTTGCGAGGCATTCCTCGAAGAACCTGAGGGTCTCATAATTCTCCATGTCTCCGATATGCTGGCTCGGTATCGCGAAAGAGCCTTTCGTCAGCGTGAAGGTGTTCTTGATATCCGCGCCGCAGCCCATCACCTCCGGTCCTTCGGTAGAGAGAGATATCGGTTCGGGAGCATAGCCCCTTGAACGCCTGACGAAGGACACTCCCGATGGACCTCCGGACGAGTGCGATGAAATTCTCATGACCGAATCATCAACCCTCATGAAGATCTCCCTGTTATGATGGAGCACGGCATCGACGATGCCGGACAGTTTCTCTTCAGCCTCATCGTCGCCCCTAACAATGGGTTCTTCGGAGAGATTACCGCTCGTCATAACGAGTGCAGAGAATCCCTGAGAACTCGGGGGGTGGAAAAGGAGATAGTGGAGCGGAGTGTATGGCAACACGAAACCGAGGTAACGGTTCCGCGGGGAGACCGCCTCCGGAAGGGGGATGATCATCCTGTCCCGTTTCCTGAGAAGGACTATGGGACGCCTGT
This region of Thermodesulfovibrionales bacterium genomic DNA includes:
- the hypF gene encoding carbamoyltransferase HypF, translated to MAERTEITVRGTVQGVGFRPYVYRLAVSLGLKGYVANSPSGVTIEIEGEKSSEFIKRLPEECPPLSRIFEITVRSLSECGYPDFRIMTSKEEAACVPFTLVSPDVSTCDDCLRELMERSNRRYLYPFINCTNCGPRYTITTAVPYDRPHTTMAGFQMCRECSEEYADPTDRRFHAQPNACPVCGPWTTLSIGRQAPVRGPEAVEKTTELLRGGKIVGIKGIGGFHIACDATNEDTVGKLRERKRRSNKPFALMAPDIETIELFCEVSEEERGLLASNRRPIVLLRKRDRMIIPLPEAVSPRNRYLGFVLPYTPLHYLLFHPPSSQGFSALVMTSGNLSEEPIVRGDDEAEEKLSGIVDAVLHHNREIFMRVDDSVMRISSHSSGGPSGVSFVRRSRGYAPEPISLSTEGPEVMGCGADIKNTFTLTKGSFAIPSQHIGDMENYETLRFFEECLANMKHIYGATPTAIGHDLHPGYLSTQWALRQGKRTFGIQHHYAHIGSVMAERGLKGKTIGVAFDGTGYGTDGNLWGGEFLVADTEGFERVGHFSYVRLPGGETAIREPWRTAISYLLEAAGDEAIEYLKAIGFVERYGRVAVDTIMKVSGSKELSPLSSGAGRLFDAVSAVIGLCDRNTFEGEAAMALESLAAEGIDGEYSVDVRGDTIITVDFSQTMLGITNDMLNGEKKEVISTKFHNTLSSVILRVTERISETFGLRDVALSGGTFQNLYLLKKTTGLLNSRGWNVFLNEAVPCNDACISLGQAYLVRERLKRG